In a genomic window of Erigeron canadensis isolate Cc75 chromosome 5, C_canadensis_v1, whole genome shotgun sequence:
- the LOC122599602 gene encoding grpE protein homolog 2, mitochondrial, with amino-acid sequence MTSRVARTILNRSSLIFNTRSLNHNHNLLSISAIPRNHFHSLTGFHNHKLTAGQISALHGSSLISSPAFQRFGFSSSASPESEEKKTSENGGTASNDIKENARSDADGQGEDDLTMEDLIKLVSEKEELLKMKQEEVDKMKDKVLRSYADTQNIMDRTKREAENSKKFAIQNFAKSLLDVADNLDRASSVVKESFAKIDTSIDSAGAVPLLKTLLEGVEMTEKQLAEVFKKYGVEKYDPTNEEFDPNRHNAVFQVPDPAKAPDTVAVVLKAGYTLHDRIIRPAEVGVTIKVD; translated from the exons ATGACATCACGAGTTGCAAGAACAATCCTTAATCGTTCTTCTTTAATCTTCAATACTCGATCtcttaatcataatcataatcttttatCGATTTCTGCAATACCCAGAAATCATTTTCACTCTCTTACTggatttcataatcataaa CTGACAGCAGGCCAAATATCTGCGTTACATGGCTCTTCTCTTATTAGTTCACCTGCTTTTCAAAGATTTGGGTTCTCTTCATCAGCATCTCCAGAATCCGAGGAGAAGAAAACTTCTGAAAATGGAGGAACAGCTTCCaatgatataaaagaaaatgcAAGGTCTGATGCTGATGGACAAG GTGAGGATGATTTGACAATGGAGGATCTGATTAAACTTGTGAGTGAGAAGGAGGAACTTTTGAAGATGAAACAAGAGGAGGTTGACaaaatgaaagacaaagttCTTCGGTCGTATGCAGATACACAAAACATCATGGACAGAACTAAAAGAGAGGCAGAGAACTCAAAAAAGTTTGCAATACAG AATTTTGCGAAGAGCTTACTGGATGTTGCAGATAATCTAGATAGGGCCTCTTCTGTTGTGAAGGAGAGTTTTGCGAAGATTGATACATCTATCGACAGTGCTGGAGCTGTCCCACTTTTGAAAACACTGCTCGAAGGTGTTGAAATGACCGAGAAACAGCTAGCAGAG GTTTTCAAGAAATATGGAGTGGAAAAATATGATCCTACAAATGAGGAGTTCGATCCAAACAGACATAATGCAGTATTTCAAGTACCAGATCCTGCCAAGGCCCCTGATACTGTTGCAGTTGTGCTTAAG GCTGGATACACACTGCATGATCGGATTATACGACCTGCTGAAGTTGGTGTGACCATAAAGGTGGACTGA
- the LOC122600328 gene encoding uncharacterized protein LOC122600328 yields MEGIGSRTGRPSSRYGSAPVFTGPVRRWQKQWVHLSSSSSSSLIYNKNNSNSNNNNVSAIRIRRWTPVPAPTTDTGSPEERPRRKLRYAPIVVLEGKKKEAEKDEDDVKEESKTNQSPAQEISENEDDLVAAKAQKSEKSAVTKDLNDHPMDLDTDSKDHDEDHDLGGADKVADWVKAAQRGFAR; encoded by the exons ATGGAAGGAATCGGGTCACGAACCGGCAGACCATCATCTCGGTACGGCTCAGCTCCGGTTTTCACTGGACCGGTTCGCCGTTGGCAAAAACAGTGGGTTCatctttcttcatcatcatcttcatcacttatttataacaaaaacaacTCAAACTCAAATAACAATAATGTTTCTGCTATACGTATTCGCCGGTGGACTCCTGTTCCGGCACCGACTACCGATACTGGCTCGCCGGAAGAACGACCTCGCCGGAAGCTACGTTATGCTCCG ATTGTTGTGCTAGAAGGTAAGAAAAAGGAAGCTGAAAAGGATGAGGATGATGTTAAAGAAGAAAGCAAGACAAATCAATCTCCCGCTCAAGAAATTTCAGAAAATGAGGATGACCTTGTTGCAGCAAAAGCTCAG AAATCAGAGAAGAGTGCAGTAACCAAAGACTTGAACGACCACCCTATGGACTTGGATACAGATTCGAAAGACCATGATGAAGACCATGATTTAGGTGGTGCGGACAAAGTGGCTGACTGGGTGAAGGCTGCACAGAGGGGTTTCGCACGCTGA
- the LOC122600138 gene encoding trigger factor-like protein TIG, Chloroplastic, whose translation MKLCSTTSFYPKSCLISPQVSSISLSNSFIPTTTNKFNSLKISHSCSQFSRKLSICARASAPAAVTETDTVKEPLPADLLVEETQEPNCRIRLSIEVPSVVCDDCYKWVIAQFTKKAKVPGFRPGKKVPESILISYVGKDAFRKSVVESILKKTLPHAMSSVDGRALKDSIRITTTFSDMEKTYSSLNILRYEIVVDTAPEVKWVPEDAYKNLKIVVELDSEIDAKIASEREIKRRYKSLSTMRIVTNRGLQIGDVAVLDISATTVEQDGSEVKNVPAAESKGFHFDTEDGDRVIPGFLDAIIGIQGGETKSFPLVFPDSWKQEDLRGLPCQFTVECKELFYRELPEMNDDIADKLIPGCTTIEQVKESMLEKCQELEQTAKDQATDNAILDQLRKMVEVEIPQSLFEEQGRQLYGARLLQIQANMKLNEEQIATLSSQKAVREYLENQRENIENIIKQNLAVGDIFKRENLQFSTEDLVKEVENSVAEFKKHQQEYDEESIQEQVQEVLEGAKVLEWLREHADIQYITK comes from the exons ATGAAGCTCTGTAGCACAACTTCATTCTatccaaaatcttgtcttatttccCCACAAGTTTCttcaatttcactttcaaattccttcatacccaccaccaccaataagtTCAATTCTCTTAAAATCTCTCATTCTTGTTCCCAGTTTTCAAGAAAGTTGTCAATTTGTGCCAGGGCTTCGGCTCCAGCGGCCGTTACCGAAACCGATACCGTTAAAGAACCTCTCCCTGCTGATCTTCTTGTTGAAGAAACCCAAGAACCCAATTGCAGG ATTCGGTTGAGCATAGAAGTTCCGTCTGttgtatgtgatgattgttACAAATGGGTCATAGCTCAGTTTACAAAGAAGGCAAAG GTTCCTGGATTTCGCCCTGGAAAGAAAGTTCCAGAAAGTATTCTCATAAGTTATGTCGGGAAGGACGCTTTCAGAAAGTCGGTTGTTGAATCCATATTAAAGAAAACTCTTCCACATGCCATGTCTTCG GTAGATGGGCGAGCTTTGAAGGACTCAATCCGCATTACAACAACATTTTCTGACATGGAAAAAACTTATTCTTCTTTAAACATCCTAAG ATACGAAATTGTTGTGGATACAGCACCCGAAGTAAAATGGGTTCCGGAAGATGCTTACAAGAATTTGAAGATAGTTGTTGAGCTTGACAGTGAAATAGATGCAAAAATAGCTTCTGAGCGAGAAATAAAACGTCGTTACAAGTCTTTAAGTACAATGAGGATTGTCACAAACAGAGGACTACAG ATTGGTGATGTTGCCGTGCTGGATATATCAGCAACAACAGTGGAACAAGACGGATCAGAAGTAAAAAACGTTCCAGCTGCAGAGAGTAAAG GTTTTCATTTTGATACAGAAGATGGAGATAGAGTTATTCCTGGTTTCCTTGACGCAATTATTGGAATTCAAGGTGGTGAAACAAAATCTTTTCCATTAGTATTTCCAGATTCGTGGAAACAGGAAGACTTGCGTGGTCTCCCATGTCAGTTTACA GTTGAATGTAAAGAACTCTTTTATAGAGAATTACCAGAGATGAATGATGACATTGCTGATAAGCTAATTCCTGGATGCACCACTATCGAGCAG GTTAAGGAGTCAATGCTGGAGAAATGTCAAGAACTGGAGCAAACAGCTAAAGATCAAGCAACAGACAATGCCATTCTTGACCAGCTTCGAAAG ATGGTTGAAGTTGAAATTCCGCAATCGTTGTTTGAAGAACAAGGAAGGCAGCTTTATGGAGCCAGACTGCTTCAAATACAG GCAAACATGAAGCTAAATGAAGAACAAATAGCAACACTTTCAAGCCAAAAGGCAGTACGAGAGTACTTGGAAAACCAGAGGGAGAACATTGAAAATATAATCAAGCAGAATCTTGCAGTTGGAGACATCTTCAAACGCGAAAATCTGCAG TTCTCAACAGAAGATCTCGTGAAAGAGGTCGAGAACTCTGTTGCCGAATTTAAAAAACACCAGCAGGAGTATGATGAGGAGAGCATTCAGGAGCAG GTGCAAGAGGTATTAGAGGGAGCAAAAGTGCTTGAATGGTTGAGAGAACATGCAGATATTCAGTATATAACCAAATAA
- the LOC122600057 gene encoding 65-kDa microtubule-associated protein 1-like, with protein MVGVDVQDPLLGETTCNSLLFQLQKIWDEVGESDEERDKMLLQLEQECLNVYKRKVEQAAKSRARLLHSLADAKLELSSLLASLGEKSFVSIPEKTSGTIKEQLAAIAPALEQLLKQKEERVKEFSKVQAQIEKICGDIAGSNEHERSLVVDESDLTLKKLEEVQDHLQELQKEKSQRLNKVHEFVTIVHDICSVLGTDFHSTIMDVHPSLNDATGVQSKSISNDTLAGLAKTLIALKEAKKQRLQKLQELAAQLIELWDLMDASKEERSLFDHVICYKSASVDEMTVQGALALDLIKQAEVEVERLDQLKASRMKEIALKRQSELEEIFARAHIEIDTKAAREKILALIDSGNLEPSELLADMDAQISKAKEEALSRKDILDKIEKWMSACEEESWLEDYNRDDNRYSGSRGAHLNLKRAEKARILVSKIPGLVDTLVAKTRAWEEEHVLSFTYDGVPLLAMLDEYAVLRHAKEEEKRRMRDQKKFQEQMNSEQEAIFGAKPSPARPLSSSKKVMGPRVNGGWSGAVNKRLSMNPGAAKSVSKDGKREKTRPVAPVNYVAIMKDDTA; from the exons ATGGTGGGGGTTGATGTTCAGGATCCTCTTCTTGGAGAAACTACTTGTAATTCTTTGCTGTTTCAGTTGCAG AAAATATGGGACGAGGTTGGTGAAAGTGACGAGGAAAGAGATAAGATGCTTCTTCAGTTAGAGCAGGAGTGCTTGAATGTGTATAAGAGGAAAGTGGAACAGGCTGCAAAGTCAAGGGCACGCCTTCTTCATTCACTTGCTGATGCCAAACTTGAATTATCCTCTCTTCTTGCATCACTTGGAGAAAAATCATTTGTTAGCATT CCTGAGAAGACTTCAGGAACTATCAAGGAACAACTTGCTGCTATTGCACCAGCTCTGGAACAGTTGTTGAAACAAAAGGAGGAGAGGGTAAAGGAGTTTTCAAAAGTGCAGGCACAAATAGAAAAGATTTGTGGAGATATTGCTGGGAGTAATGAGCATGAAAGAAGTCTTGTAGTTGACGAGTCTGATCTAACGTTGAAGAAGCTAGAAGAAGTTCAAGATCATTTACAAGAACTTcagaaagaaaag AGCCAGAGACTGAACAAGGTTCATGAATTTGTGACCATCGTACATGATATATGCTCTGTCCTTGGGACTGATTTCCACAGTACAATCATGGATGTCCATCCCAGCCTGAATGATGCCACTGGTGTACAATCTAAAAGTATAAGCAATGACACACTTGCCGGACTGGCAAAGACTCTCATTGCTTTAAAAGAAGCTAAGAAGCAAAGGCTACAGAAG CTTCAAGAATTAGCAGCTCAACTAATTGAACTTTGGGATTTGATGGATGCATCTAAAGAAGAGAGGAGCTTGTTTGATCATGTTATATGTTACAAATCAGCTTCAGTTGATGAAATGACTGTCCAGGGGGCACTTGCTCTGGATCTAATTAAGCAG GCTGAGGTGGAAGTTGAAAGGCTCGATCAGTTGAAAGCTAGCAGAATGAAAGAGATTGCTCTTAAGAGGCAATCAGAGCTTGAAGAGATCTTTGCACGTGCACATATAGAGATAGACACAAAGGCTGCCAGGGAGAAAATTTTGGCTTTGATCGATTCGGGGAATTTGGAGCCTTCTGAGTTACTCGCGGACATGGATGCTCAAATCAGTaaagcaaaagaagaagctTTGAGTAGAAAAGACATACTGGATAAGATCGAGAAGTGGATGTCAGCTTGTGAAGAAGAGAGTTGGCTTGAGGATTACAACAGG GATGACAATAGGTACAGCGGAAGCAGAGGTGCACACTTAAATCTCAAACGAGCAGAGAAGGCCAGAATTTTGGTCAGTAAAATCCCAG GTCTTGTGGACACGCTGGTTGCTAAAACTCGAGCATGGGAAGAGGAACATGTACTGAGTTTCACTTATGACGGTGTTCCACTACTTGCTATGCTAGACGAATATGCAGTACTGAGGCATgccaaagaagaagaaaagagaaggaTGAGG GATCAGAAGAAATTCCAGGAACAGATGAACTCAGAGCAAGAAGCCATATTCGGTGCAAAACCAAGCCCAGCTCGGCCTCTTAGTAGCTCAAAGAAAGTGATGGGCCCACGTGTAAATGGGGGATGGAGTGGAGCTGTTAATAAACGGCTATCCATGAATCCGGGTGCTGCTAAATCGGTGAGCAAAGATGGAAAGAGGGAGAAAACGAGGCCTGTAGCTCCTGTGAACTATGTGGCTATAATGAAAGACGATACAGCATAG